A window of the Sphingobium sp. CAP-1 genome harbors these coding sequences:
- a CDS encoding YraN family protein, with product MKRPPAQRFAAEKRGRQAERIAGWWLRLKGWQIIGRRMRTPAGEVDLVARRGAMIAFVEVKARASAAELDMAIDERRLARVAAAAEILWHDLAKPGDDMRIDVILLAPGRPPRHLANVWHGG from the coding sequence GTGAAGCGGCCCCCGGCCCAACGATTCGCGGCGGAAAAGCGCGGGCGACAGGCCGAACGTATCGCCGGCTGGTGGCTGCGGCTTAAAGGCTGGCAGATAATCGGGCGGCGGATGCGCACCCCGGCGGGGGAGGTCGATCTGGTCGCGCGACGCGGCGCGATGATCGCCTTTGTCGAGGTGAAAGCGCGGGCCAGCGCGGCGGAACTGGACATGGCGATCGACGAACGGCGGCTGGCGCGGGTCGCGGCGGCGGCGGAAATCCTCTGGCACGATCTGGCGAAACCGGGCGACGACATGCGAATCGATGTCATCCTCCTTGCGCCCGGCCGCCCGCCACGCCATCTGGCCAATGTCTGGCATGGGGGGTGA
- a CDS encoding ABC transporter ATP-binding protein, with amino-acid sequence MVTITAEGLTVRLGRHVAVRDVTATLAPGALVGIIGPNGAGKSTLIRALLGLAKAQAGRVTIDGRDVARLDRAAIARAVAYLPQGQTLHWPLGVERLVALGRLPHLGPLSRLTAQDEAAVEAALARADVLHLKGRIATELSGGERARVLLARALAVGARALIADEPLAALDPGHQIDVMDLLRSEARSGALVVTVLHDLSMAARYCDRLLLMAGGALVADGAPMDVLTPDALARVYGVTARIERDSDTPLILPTGRV; translated from the coding sequence ATGGTGACGATCACGGCGGAAGGATTGACCGTGCGGCTTGGCCGCCATGTCGCGGTGCGCGACGTGACGGCGACGCTGGCGCCGGGCGCGCTGGTCGGCATTATCGGTCCCAATGGGGCGGGCAAGTCGACGCTGATCCGCGCACTGCTGGGCCTCGCCAAGGCGCAGGCCGGGCGGGTGACGATCGACGGGCGCGATGTGGCGCGGCTCGACCGGGCGGCGATCGCGCGCGCTGTCGCCTATCTGCCGCAGGGTCAGACCTTGCACTGGCCGCTGGGCGTCGAGCGGCTGGTGGCGCTGGGGCGGCTGCCGCATCTTGGGCCGCTGTCGCGCCTGACGGCGCAGGATGAGGCGGCGGTCGAGGCGGCGCTGGCGCGCGCCGATGTGCTGCATCTCAAAGGCCGGATCGCGACCGAATTGTCGGGCGGCGAGCGGGCGCGGGTGCTGCTGGCGCGGGCGCTGGCGGTGGGGGCGCGGGCGCTGATCGCCGACGAGCCGCTCGCCGCGCTCGACCCCGGCCATCAGATCGATGTGATGGACCTGCTGCGCAGCGAGGCGCGCAGCGGGGCGCTGGTGGTCACGGTGCTGCATGACCTGAGTATGGCGGCGCGCTATTGCGACCGGCTGCTGCTGATGGCCGGTGGCGCGCTGGTCGCCGACGGCGCGCCGATGGACGTGCTGACGCCGGACGCGCTGGCCCGCGTCTATGGCGTCACCGCGCGCATCGAGCGGGACAGCGACACGCCGCTGATCCTGCCGACGGGGCGGGTCTGA
- a CDS encoding ribonuclease T2 family protein produces MHKWLLPLVALAAPGAALAQAGQCRLPPVIARPQVEGPSADEPKRILPIGYYTLAVSWSPQYCKTSRGGARDAFQCRSDNRFAFTLHGLWPDGHGQDWPQYCKPAGPLPRKVIRDHLCATPSVQLIQHEWVKHGTCMPTTPTRFFALSRKLYAALRYPDMAALAARPGLSARDFAQAFAAENKGMVADGIRLNVTRDGALSEVWICMDRRFSYIACPAQQGGVKDRAQLRIEPTG; encoded by the coding sequence GTGCATAAGTGGCTGCTGCCGCTGGTCGCGCTGGCTGCCCCCGGCGCCGCGCTGGCGCAGGCCGGGCAGTGCCGCCTGCCGCCGGTGATCGCTCGCCCGCAGGTCGAGGGGCCGAGCGCCGACGAGCCGAAGCGCATCCTGCCGATCGGTTATTATACGCTGGCGGTCAGTTGGTCGCCGCAATATTGCAAGACATCGCGCGGCGGCGCGCGCGATGCGTTTCAGTGCCGGTCGGACAACCGCTTCGCCTTCACCCTGCACGGCCTGTGGCCTGATGGCCATGGTCAGGACTGGCCGCAATATTGCAAGCCCGCCGGCCCGCTGCCGCGCAAGGTGATCCGCGATCATCTCTGCGCGACGCCTTCGGTGCAGCTGATCCAGCATGAATGGGTCAAGCATGGCACCTGTATGCCGACCACGCCGACCCGATTCTTCGCTTTGTCGCGCAAACTCTACGCGGCGCTGCGCTATCCCGACATGGCGGCGCTGGCCGCGCGGCCCGGCCTGTCGGCACGGGACTTTGCGCAGGCCTTCGCGGCGGAGAATAAGGGCATGGTCGCGGACGGCATCCGCCTCAATGTCACGCGCGACGGGGCGTTGAGCGAGGTGTGGATCTGCATGGACCGCCGCTTTTCCTACATCGCCTGCCCCGCGCAGCAGGGCGGGGTGAAGGACCGGGCGCAGTTGCGGATCGAACCGACGGGTTGA
- the gshB gene encoding glutathione synthase: MTELNPLTVAVQMDPMEGIRIGGDSTFHIMLAAQARGHRLYHYLASDLTLRDGRVLARARPVKVQKVEGDHFAFGAPEMLDLGRDVDVVLMRQDPPFDLSYITATHLLERVQAETLVVNDPASVRNAPEKLFVLDYARFMPPTMITRDLEQVKSFLAEHGEIVVKPLYGNGGVAVFHVGKSGSNLSSLVELFKASWVEPFMVQAFIPGVAEGDKRIVLVDGEVAGAVNRIPGAGEIRSNLAVGGSAAKTILTEKEREICAALGPELKARGLLFVGIDVIGGEWLTEINVTSPTGIVSIDAFDGTDTGGMIWDAIDARLAQRAVA; the protein is encoded by the coding sequence ATGACTGAGCTGAACCCCCTGACCGTCGCCGTGCAGATGGACCCGATGGAGGGCATCAGGATCGGCGGCGATTCGACCTTTCACATCATGCTGGCGGCGCAGGCGCGGGGCCATCGCCTCTATCATTATCTCGCATCCGACCTGACCCTGCGCGACGGGCGGGTGCTGGCCAGGGCGCGGCCGGTGAAGGTGCAGAAGGTGGAGGGCGACCATTTCGCCTTTGGCGCGCCGGAAATGCTCGACCTTGGCCGCGATGTCGATGTTGTGCTGATGCGGCAGGACCCGCCCTTCGACCTCAGCTACATCACCGCCACCCATTTGCTGGAGCGGGTGCAGGCCGAAACCCTGGTGGTCAACGACCCCGCCAGCGTCCGCAACGCGCCGGAAAAATTGTTCGTGCTGGACTATGCCCGCTTCATGCCGCCGACCATGATTACCCGCGATCTGGAGCAGGTGAAGTCGTTTCTGGCCGAGCATGGCGAGATCGTGGTGAAGCCGCTCTATGGCAATGGCGGCGTCGCGGTGTTCCATGTCGGCAAGAGCGGGAGCAATCTCTCCTCGCTGGTGGAATTGTTCAAGGCGTCCTGGGTCGAACCCTTCATGGTGCAGGCCTTCATCCCCGGCGTCGCGGAGGGCGACAAGCGTATCGTGCTGGTCGATGGCGAAGTGGCGGGCGCGGTCAACCGCATCCCCGGCGCGGGCGAAATCCGGTCGAACCTGGCCGTGGGCGGATCGGCGGCCAAGACCATCCTGACCGAGAAGGAACGCGAAATCTGCGCCGCGCTGGGGCCGGAACTGAAGGCGCGCGGACTGCTGTTCGTCGGCATCGACGTGATCGGCGGCGAATGGCTGACCGAAATCAACGTGACATCGCCCACCGGCATCGTGTCGATCGACGCCTTTGACGGCACCGACACCGGCGGCATGATCTGGGACGCGATCGACGCCCGGCTGGCGCAGCGAGCCGTGGCATAA
- a CDS encoding penicillin-binding protein activator, which yields MTETDASRQADLFAFVKRGARATLIASALFLAACQSIVPKGPAPTAPTGPAQPTGPDVTQGLPTDTARHRVALLVPMSGPNAGVGQSIANATTLALLDTRTDKVRITTYDTALGAAAAVNKALAEGNRLILGPLLAEDARVIGPIAARANVPVISFSNDNSVAGSGVYIMGYNPNQSIERVVGFAREKGLSRFGALVPRGTYGERAGNAMLRAVEQAGGTVVSMQSFDRSPASISAAVKKLQASSSYDALLIADSGRVAVQVAPIVRKNGGAAARLLGTELWNTDTALAASPVLRGAWFASVSDTLYRQLATKYRARYGSAPFRLSSLGYDSVLLTVRIAQDWKPGTPFPAARLRDAGGFSGIDGAFRFNRLGVAERALEVSEVGAGAFTVVDPAPRGFGE from the coding sequence ATGACAGAGACGGATGCCTCCCGGCAAGCGGACTTGTTCGCTTTCGTGAAACGCGGCGCGCGCGCCACCCTGATCGCGAGCGCCCTGTTCCTTGCCGCCTGTCAGTCGATCGTGCCCAAGGGGCCGGCCCCGACCGCGCCCACCGGCCCCGCCCAGCCAACCGGCCCGGACGTGACGCAGGGCTTGCCGACCGACACGGCGCGCCATCGCGTCGCCCTGCTGGTGCCGATGAGCGGTCCCAATGCGGGCGTGGGTCAGTCGATCGCCAACGCCACCACGCTGGCGCTGCTCGACACGCGGACCGACAAGGTCCGCATTACCACCTATGACACCGCGCTGGGCGCGGCGGCGGCGGTGAACAAGGCGCTGGCGGAGGGCAACCGCCTGATCCTGGGGCCGTTGCTGGCGGAGGACGCCCGCGTCATCGGGCCGATCGCGGCGCGCGCCAATGTGCCGGTCATCAGCTTTTCCAACGACAACAGCGTCGCGGGCAGCGGCGTCTACATCATGGGCTATAACCCCAACCAGTCGATCGAACGGGTGGTCGGCTTCGCCCGCGAAAAGGGGCTGAGCCGCTTCGGCGCGCTGGTGCCGCGCGGCACCTATGGCGAGCGGGCCGGCAATGCGATGCTGCGCGCCGTCGAACAGGCCGGCGGCACCGTCGTCTCGATGCAGAGCTTCGACCGGTCGCCCGCCTCGATCAGCGCGGCGGTGAAGAAATTGCAGGCCTCGTCCAGCTATGACGCGCTGCTGATCGCGGACAGCGGTCGGGTGGCGGTGCAGGTCGCGCCGATCGTGCGGAAAAATGGCGGCGCGGCGGCCCGGCTGCTCGGCACCGAATTGTGGAACACCGACACGGCGCTGGCCGCAAGTCCGGTGCTGCGCGGGGCGTGGTTCGCCAGCGTCTCCGACACGCTGTATCGCCAGCTCGCAACCAAATATCGCGCCCGCTATGGCAGCGCGCCCTTCCGCCTATCCTCGCTCGGCTATGATTCGGTGCTGCTGACGGTGCGGATCGCGCAGGACTGGAAGCCCGGCACGCCCTTCCCCGCCGCGCGGCTGCGCGACGCGGGCGGCTTTTCCGGCATCGACGGCGCGTTCCGCTTCAACCGGCTGGGCGTGGCGGAGCGCGCGCTGGAAGTCAGCGAAGTAGGCGCAGGCGCGTTCACCGTGGTCGATCCCGCGCCAAGGGGGTTCGGAGAATAA
- a CDS encoding DedA family protein produces the protein MTDWVLRLIDAGGYWGIFLLMILENVFPPIPSELIMGIGGIRVGQGRMDMGWLLLAGTIGTTIGNYFWYLVGHVLGFQRLKPLVDRYGRWATLEWKDVEALDHLFGKYGQIVVFVFRFMPALRTMISLPAGLFRMGHVRFLLWTAAGALVWNVILAYAGYVLGQNFRDIDHYVGPAATVCVVGAAILYLWRLATWKPKG, from the coding sequence ATGACCGACTGGGTTCTGCGTCTGATCGACGCGGGCGGGTACTGGGGCATTTTCCTGCTGATGATCCTGGAGAATGTGTTTCCGCCGATCCCATCCGAACTCATCATGGGAATTGGCGGCATCCGCGTCGGGCAGGGGCGGATGGACATGGGCTGGCTGCTGCTGGCCGGCACGATCGGCACCACGATCGGCAATTATTTCTGGTATCTGGTCGGTCATGTGCTGGGCTTTCAGCGGCTGAAGCCGCTGGTCGACCGCTATGGCCGCTGGGCGACGCTGGAATGGAAGGATGTCGAGGCGCTCGACCATCTGTTCGGTAAATATGGCCAGATCGTCGTTTTCGTCTTTCGCTTCATGCCCGCGCTGCGCACGATGATCTCGCTGCCCGCCGGCCTGTTCCGCATGGGGCATGTCCGCTTCCTGCTGTGGACGGCGGCGGGGGCGCTGGTGTGGAATGTCATCCTGGCCTATGCCGGCTATGTGCTGGGGCAGAATTTCCGCGACATCGACCATTATGTCGGCCCGGCCGCGACCGTCTGCGTCGTGGGTGCGGCGATCCTCTATCTCTGGCGGCTGGCGACCTGGAAGCCGAAGGGCTGA
- the rsmI gene encoding 16S rRNA (cytidine(1402)-2'-O)-methyltransferase: METSHSRLEPGLYIVAGPIGNLADLTPRGAEVLRLADVVAVEDTRVSARLLRHAGSDRPMVPYHDHSADHVRIRLIERMASESVALLSDAGTPLISDPGYKLVRDARAAGRRITTLPGPSAAIAALTLSGLPTDRFLFMGFLPNKAKARGDALDEVAGLRATLVFYESGPRLSESLSAMAAHLGNRDAAVSREISKAFEETATGTLSDLSARYADAPPKGEIVVTVGPPGEAPPASAEDADAALLEALTRLPVSKAAGEVAKKLGLDRRTLYDRATELKG, translated from the coding sequence ATGGAAACGTCGCATTCAAGGCTTGAGCCTGGGCTTTATATCGTTGCGGGGCCGATCGGCAACCTCGCAGACCTTACGCCGCGCGGGGCGGAAGTCCTGCGGCTGGCCGATGTGGTCGCCGTGGAAGATACACGGGTCAGCGCGCGCCTGCTGCGCCATGCCGGGTCGGACCGGCCGATGGTCCCCTATCATGACCATAGCGCCGATCATGTCCGCATCCGCCTGATCGAGCGGATGGCGAGCGAATCGGTGGCGCTGCTGTCGGATGCGGGGACGCCGCTGATCTCCGATCCGGGCTACAAGCTGGTGCGCGATGCGCGGGCGGCGGGGCGCAGGATCACGACATTGCCGGGGCCGAGTGCGGCGATTGCGGCGCTGACCCTGTCCGGCCTGCCGACCGACCGGTTCCTGTTCATGGGCTTTTTGCCGAACAAGGCGAAGGCGCGAGGCGACGCGCTGGACGAGGTGGCGGGGTTGCGCGCCACATTGGTCTTTTATGAAAGCGGGCCGCGCCTGTCGGAAAGCCTGTCGGCGATGGCGGCGCATCTGGGCAATCGCGATGCGGCGGTCAGCCGGGAGATCAGTAAGGCGTTCGAGGAAACCGCGACCGGCACGCTGTCCGACCTCTCCGCCCGCTATGCCGATGCGCCGCCCAAGGGCGAAATCGTCGTCACCGTCGGCCCGCCCGGCGAAGCGCCGCCGGCAAGCGCGGAGGATGCCGACGCCGCGCTGCTGGAGGCGCTGACCCGGCTGCCCGTGTCCAAGGCGGCGGGCGAAGTGGCCAAGAAGCTGGGGCTGGACCGGCGGACGCTGTACGACCGGGCGACGGAATTGAAGGGGTGA
- a CDS encoding DUF4230 domain-containing protein, with protein MADVLKRHGAIIAVALLILMVGAAMLVGWQRYDRDYVVSVEEDGSAVTKIIAEKISGASALRVSQLNGTVQSTAQDVRGFGWLKSDQVVKMPYRVDYYIDLSGLTARDLEWNAQTRTLIVNAPDVMPDMPNVDESRRTLVRTGGLFVTREAGEELSRKVSAHAQARAAASARSPERMAQAREYGRAALVKLMAAPLAAAGQGDARVIVTFPTERRSKEQWDVTTPINEVLANKRQGR; from the coding sequence ATGGCGGATGTGCTGAAGCGCCATGGCGCGATTATCGCGGTCGCGCTGCTGATCCTGATGGTCGGCGCGGCGATGCTGGTCGGCTGGCAGCGCTATGACCGCGACTATGTCGTGTCGGTCGAGGAGGACGGATCGGCGGTGACGAAGATCATCGCCGAAAAGATTTCCGGCGCCAGCGCGCTGCGCGTGTCGCAACTGAACGGCACGGTGCAAAGCACGGCGCAGGATGTGCGCGGCTTTGGCTGGCTGAAGTCCGATCAGGTGGTGAAAATGCCCTATAGGGTCGATTATTATATCGACCTGTCCGGCCTGACCGCGCGCGACCTGGAATGGAACGCGCAGACCCGCACCCTGATCGTCAACGCGCCCGACGTGATGCCGGACATGCCCAATGTCGATGAAAGCCGGCGCACGTTGGTCCGCACTGGCGGCCTCTTCGTGACGCGAGAGGCGGGCGAGGAACTGAGCCGCAAAGTGTCGGCCCATGCGCAGGCGCGCGCCGCCGCCTCCGCCCGGTCGCCCGAACGGATGGCGCAGGCGCGCGAATATGGCCGCGCCGCGCTGGTGAAGCTGATGGCCGCGCCGCTGGCCGCCGCCGGACAGGGCGATGCGCGGGTGATCGTCACCTTCCCAACCGAACGGCGCAGCAAGGAGCAATGGGATGTCACCACCCCGATCAACGAGGTGCTGGCCAACAAGCGGCAGGGGCGCTAG
- the nadA gene encoding quinolinate synthase NadA produces the protein MNASTAIPQGADLRAEIDRLRKERNAVILGHYYQSPEIQDLSDFVGDSLELSRKAAETDADVIAFCGVRFMAETAKILSPDKIVILPDMDAGCSLEDSCPPAQFKAFREAHPDHIALSYINCSAEVKALSDIIVTSSSAEKILAQIPKEQKIIFGPDKHLGGYLKRKLGRDMLLWPGVCIVHEAFSETELLKLKAQHPDAPIAAHPECPPYIVDHADYVGSTSGILDFAKTMPGDTLIVATEPHIIHQMEKAVPHKMFLGAPGADGNCNCNICPYMALNTMEKLYLSLRDLTPRIEMDETLRVAAKKSLDRMLEMASGTVGQGDVGARN, from the coding sequence ATGAACGCTTCCACCGCCATTCCGCAGGGCGCAGACCTGCGCGCCGAAATCGATCGCCTGCGCAAGGAGCGCAACGCCGTCATCCTCGGCCATTATTATCAGTCGCCCGAAATTCAGGATCTGTCCGATTTCGTCGGCGACTCCCTCGAACTGTCGCGCAAGGCGGCGGAGACGGACGCGGATGTCATCGCTTTCTGTGGCGTGCGCTTCATGGCGGAAACCGCGAAGATATTGTCGCCCGACAAGATCGTCATACTGCCCGACATGGACGCGGGCTGTTCGCTGGAGGATAGCTGCCCGCCCGCCCAGTTCAAAGCGTTCCGCGAGGCGCATCCCGATCATATCGCGCTCAGCTACATCAACTGTTCGGCGGAGGTGAAGGCGCTGTCCGACATCATCGTCACCTCTTCGTCGGCGGAGAAGATCCTGGCGCAGATACCGAAGGAGCAGAAGATCATCTTCGGCCCCGACAAGCATCTGGGCGGTTATTTGAAGCGCAAGCTGGGCCGCGACATGCTGTTGTGGCCGGGCGTGTGCATCGTGCATGAGGCGTTCAGCGAAACCGAATTGCTGAAGCTCAAGGCGCAGCATCCCGACGCGCCGATCGCCGCGCATCCCGAATGCCCGCCCTATATCGTCGACCATGCCGATTATGTCGGATCGACCAGCGGCATCCTCGATTTCGCCAAGACGATGCCCGGCGACACGCTGATCGTGGCGACCGAACCGCATATCATCCACCAGATGGAAAAGGCGGTGCCGCACAAGATGTTTCTGGGCGCGCCGGGCGCGGATGGTAACTGCAACTGCAATATCTGCCCCTATATGGCGCTCAACACGATGGAAAAGCTCTATCTGTCGCTGCGCGACCTGACCCCGCGCATCGAGATGGACGAGACGCTGCGCGTCGCGGCGAAGAAGAGCCTCGACCGGATGCTGGAGATGGCGAGCGGCACGGTGGGGCAGGGCGACGTAGGCGCGCGTAACTGA
- the nadC gene encoding carboxylating nicotinate-nucleotide diphosphorylase, whose amino-acid sequence MAPFSLPGFDLDAFVAATLAEDLGPDGRDVTSEAVIPADAMFDGVMDSRDAVTLAGLPVAIAFFRALDPDVAIEQLHQDGDRVAAGTDLLRIRGKARAMLTAERSALNTVQHLTGIATMTRAYVDAILETGATLLDTRKTIPGLRCLEKYATRMGGATNHRMGLWDAAMIKDNHVAVAGSVEEAVRRAVAAGVERIIVEVDRVDQIEPALAAGATHLLLDNMDAPTLRGAVTLIGGRVPTESSGGVTLETIRAKADTGVTYISVGRLTQSAPAADIGLDFACA is encoded by the coding sequence ATGGCGCCCTTCTCCCTCCCTGGTTTCGATCTCGACGCCTTCGTCGCGGCCACCCTGGCCGAGGATCTTGGTCCCGATGGCCGCGATGTCACCAGCGAGGCGGTGATTCCCGCCGACGCGATGTTCGACGGGGTGATGGACAGCCGCGACGCGGTGACGCTGGCGGGGTTGCCGGTCGCCATCGCCTTCTTCCGTGCGCTCGACCCGGATGTGGCGATCGAGCAACTGCATCAGGATGGCGATCGGGTCGCGGCCGGCACCGACCTGCTGCGCATCCGGGGCAAGGCGCGGGCGATGCTGACGGCGGAGCGGTCGGCGCTCAATACGGTGCAGCATCTGACCGGCATCGCCACCATGACCCGCGCCTATGTCGATGCGATCCTGGAGACGGGCGCGACGTTGCTCGACACGCGCAAGACCATACCGGGGCTGCGCTGCCTTGAGAAATATGCGACCCGCATGGGTGGCGCGACCAATCATCGCATGGGGTTGTGGGACGCGGCGATGATCAAGGACAATCATGTCGCGGTCGCCGGATCGGTCGAGGAAGCGGTGCGCCGCGCCGTCGCCGCCGGCGTGGAGCGCATCATCGTCGAGGTCGACCGGGTCGACCAGATCGAACCGGCGCTGGCCGCGGGGGCGACGCATTTGCTGCTCGACAATATGGACGCGCCGACTTTGCGTGGGGCGGTGACATTGATCGGCGGGCGAGTGCCGACCGAAAGCTCCGGTGGCGTCACGCTGGAGACGATCCGCGCCAAGGCGGATACCGGCGTCACCTATATCAGCGTCGGCCGCCTGACCCAGTCGGCCCCGGCCGCCGACATCGGCCTCGATTTTGCCTGTGCATAA
- a CDS encoding tyrosine recombinase XerC, whose product MTLPALIEGWRQHLSLDRRRSIHTVRAYVATAERLIAFLETHQGQAVTAAALTRLEQADLRAFLTSRRMDGIGNLSAARELSAVRGFLKFVGGQDARVPSLKGPRVKRGLPRPVSPDEAVALAADIAETARADWIGARDWAVLLLLYGAGLRIGEAMGLQGDILPLADTLRVTGKRNKTRIVPLLPQVRQAIAAYVDQCPYPPSRDEPLFRGARGGPLSAALIRRAVQGARGRLGLSDRTTPHALRHSFATHLLGRGADLRSLQELLGHASLSSTQIYTQVDAAHLLDIYRNAHPRA is encoded by the coding sequence ATGACGCTCCCCGCCCTCATCGAAGGCTGGCGCCAGCATCTCAGCCTTGATCGCCGCCGGTCGATCCACACCGTGCGCGCCTATGTCGCCACCGCCGAGCGGCTGATCGCCTTCCTCGAAACGCATCAGGGACAGGCGGTGACGGCCGCCGCCCTCACCCGTCTGGAGCAGGCCGACCTGCGCGCCTTCCTCACCAGCCGGCGGATGGACGGGATCGGCAATCTGTCGGCCGCGCGCGAATTGTCGGCGGTGCGCGGCTTCCTGAAATTCGTCGGCGGGCAGGACGCGCGCGTGCCGTCGCTCAAGGGGCCACGGGTCAAGCGCGGCCTGCCGCGCCCCGTCTCCCCCGACGAAGCGGTCGCGCTGGCCGCCGACATCGCCGAAACGGCGCGGGCGGACTGGATCGGCGCGCGCGACTGGGCGGTGCTGCTGCTGCTCTATGGCGCGGGGCTGCGCATCGGCGAGGCGATGGGGTTGCAAGGGGACATATTGCCGCTCGCCGACACGCTGCGCGTCACCGGCAAGCGCAACAAGACCCGCATCGTCCCCCTGCTGCCGCAGGTGCGGCAGGCGATCGCCGCCTATGTCGACCAATGCCCTTATCCCCCGTCGCGCGACGAACCCTTGTTCCGGGGCGCGCGGGGCGGGCCGCTGTCGGCGGCGCTGATCCGCCGCGCGGTGCAGGGCGCGCGCGGCCGGCTGGGCCTGTCGGATCGAACCACGCCGCACGCGCTGCGCCACAGTTTCGCGACCCATTTGCTGGGACGCGGCGCCGACCTGCGCAGCTTGCAGGAATTGCTGGGCCATGCCAGCCTGTCCTCCACGCAAATCTACACCCAGGTCGACGCCGCGCACCTGCTCGACATTTATCGCAACGCCCACCCCCGCGCCTGA
- a CDS encoding MBL fold metallo-hydrolase, whose protein sequence is MPPPFDPADLPTGLSMPLSPLVARVLAPNPSPFTYTGTQSYVVGTEAVAVIDPGPDDADHLAALTAAIAGRPVTAILCTHTHRDHSPAARPLSAATGAPIIGCAPLTLDDDGPRADAAFDAGYRPDRILIDGEQVSGLGWTLAAVATPGHTSNHLCFALPEEKALFTGDHVMGWSTSVISPPDGDMTAYMRSMQRLLDRDDVIYYPAHGEPIETPQRLVRGMMGHRKQREGQILRFLERHGESAIPDMVADMYRGIDPDLHRAAGRSVLAHLIDLDGRGLAVPVGDGRWRMC, encoded by the coding sequence ATGCCACCGCCTTTCGACCCGGCCGACCTGCCGACCGGACTTTCAATGCCGCTCAGTCCGCTGGTCGCCCGCGTGCTGGCGCCCAATCCATCGCCCTTCACCTATACCGGCACCCAGAGCTATGTGGTCGGGACGGAAGCAGTGGCGGTGATCGATCCGGGGCCGGACGATGCCGATCATCTGGCCGCGCTGACCGCCGCGATCGCCGGGCGGCCGGTGACGGCGATCCTGTGCACCCACACCCATCGCGACCATAGCCCGGCGGCGCGGCCGCTGAGCGCGGCGACCGGCGCGCCGATCATCGGCTGCGCGCCGCTGACGCTGGACGATGACGGCCCGCGCGCCGATGCGGCGTTCGACGCGGGCTATCGGCCCGACCGCATCCTGATCGACGGCGAGCAGGTGAGCGGGCTGGGCTGGACGCTGGCGGCGGTGGCGACGCCGGGCCATACCTCCAACCATCTCTGCTTCGCGCTGCCGGAAGAAAAGGCGCTGTTCACCGGCGATCATGTCATGGGCTGGTCGACCAGCGTGATATCGCCCCCCGATGGCGACATGACCGCCTATATGCGATCGATGCAGCGACTGCTCGATCGCGACGATGTCATCTATTATCCCGCCCATGGCGAACCGATCGAGACTCCCCAGCGGCTGGTGCGCGGCATGATGGGCCATCGCAAGCAGCGCGAGGGGCAGATTCTCCGCTTTCTGGAGCGCCATGGCGAGAGCGCGATCCCGGACATGGTGGCCGACATGTATCGCGGGATCGATCCCGACCTGCATCGCGCGGCCGGGCGGTCGGTGCTGGCGCATCTGATCGACCTCGACGGCCGTGGCCTCGCCGTGCCGGTCGGGGACGGGCGATGGCGGATGTGCTGA